A part of Fimbriiglobus ruber genomic DNA contains:
- a CDS encoding RraA family protein: MSDEASAESALWQRLRTHAYVAVVCDVLDSLGYRHQAMHHRLRPLLPDRERCGFIGRARTIRWMEADYADEDNPYGLEIEAIDALRPSDVVVHSTDFAGTNAPWGELMSTAAQCRGATGCVCDSQIRDCLKIIDLGFPVYYTGIRPLDSMGRGRVMAYDVPVRCGDVLVQPGDTVFADFDGIAVIPRAVLTQVVDRACHKSDQESHSRRELKAGKTLREVYDRYGVL; encoded by the coding sequence ATGAGTGATGAGGCGTCGGCGGAATCTGCATTGTGGCAACGGCTGCGAACCCACGCCTACGTGGCCGTCGTGTGCGACGTCCTCGATTCCCTCGGCTACCGCCACCAGGCAATGCACCACCGCCTCCGCCCGCTGCTGCCCGACCGCGAGCGCTGTGGCTTCATCGGCCGCGCCCGGACGATCCGTTGGATGGAAGCCGACTACGCCGACGAAGACAACCCTTACGGGCTGGAAATCGAGGCGATCGACGCCCTCCGCCCCAGCGACGTGGTCGTCCACTCCACCGATTTCGCGGGAACAAACGCACCCTGGGGTGAGCTGATGTCGACGGCCGCGCAGTGCCGCGGAGCCACAGGCTGCGTTTGCGACAGCCAGATCCGCGACTGCCTCAAAATCATCGACCTCGGCTTCCCGGTCTACTACACCGGCATCCGCCCGTTGGACTCGATGGGCCGCGGCCGCGTAATGGCTTACGACGTCCCGGTCCGCTGTGGCGACGTACTCGTGCAACCTGGCGACACGGTCTTCGCGGATTTCGACGGCATTGCCGTGATCCCGCGGGCCGTTCTCACCCAGGTGGTCGACCGGGCGTGTCACAAGTCCGATCAGGAATCGCATTCCCGAAGAGAATTGAAAGCCGGCAAGACTCTGCGCGAGGTCTACGATCGCTACGGCGTCTTATGA
- a CDS encoding IS701 family transposase, protein MTEQEIVGVGPAFARYLGRYRDVFRQDRTAAHFDTYCRGLLSDLPRKSIEPIALASGTTVRTLQLFVTTSVWSYDEARTRLHRFVADTLADLPTDPVGTVGVIDETSSRKWGDHTPGVQRQYLGCVGKVDNGIVTVHVGVTHGTFRTLLDADLFLPESWDVDRARCQAAGIPDTVRHHPKWRLALDQLLRANTNGITFDGLTFDEGYGAAVPLLTVLGVMGQRFVGEIPTNFAVRDAAGGPSRRADERLTGGHAERGRVYRLTRQTTRPSVWRVATAIVWVADRKHTLVVARNDATAEIKYFLTNATAEPVARILAVAFRRWTVEHLFRVAKQEVGLMHDEGRDYTGLMRHLTLAVVVLGFVAAHTERLRGEKPRRDDGAGVPGAQRPVRDPVPAATGNRGHPTYQRRNSIPPAAKQASHPIS, encoded by the coding sequence ATGACCGAGCAGGAAATCGTGGGCGTCGGCCCGGCGTTCGCCCGGTATCTGGGCCGGTATCGGGACGTGTTCCGGCAGGACCGCACGGCCGCCCACTTCGACACGTATTGTCGGGGCCTGTTATCCGACCTGCCGCGGAAATCGATCGAACCGATCGCGTTGGCGAGCGGGACGACGGTCCGTACCCTCCAGTTGTTCGTGACGACCTCGGTGTGGTCGTACGACGAGGCCCGGACGCGGTTGCACCGATTCGTGGCCGATACGCTGGCCGATCTCCCGACCGATCCCGTCGGAACGGTCGGGGTGATCGACGAGACGAGCAGCCGGAAGTGGGGGGATCACACTCCGGGCGTCCAACGGCAGTACCTGGGGTGTGTGGGCAAGGTCGACAATGGGATCGTGACCGTCCACGTGGGGGTCACCCACGGCACCTTTCGCACCCTGTTGGACGCCGACCTGTTCCTACCCGAGTCGTGGGACGTGGACCGCGCGCGGTGTCAGGCGGCCGGCATCCCGGACACCGTCCGGCACCACCCGAAGTGGCGGCTGGCCCTCGACCAACTCCTCCGGGCGAACACGAACGGGATCACGTTCGACGGGCTGACGTTCGACGAAGGGTACGGGGCAGCCGTCCCGCTCCTGACCGTGTTGGGCGTGATGGGACAGCGGTTCGTAGGTGAAATCCCGACGAATTTCGCCGTCCGGGACGCGGCCGGGGGCCCCTCCCGGCGGGCCGACGAGCGGTTGACCGGGGGTCACGCCGAGCGGGGGCGAGTGTACCGGTTGACCCGCCAGACGACCCGCCCGTCGGTCTGGCGGGTGGCCACCGCCATCGTCTGGGTGGCCGACCGCAAGCACACCCTGGTCGTCGCCCGGAACGACGCGACCGCGGAGATCAAGTACTTCCTGACGAATGCCACGGCCGAGCCGGTGGCTCGGATTCTCGCCGTCGCCTTCCGCCGGTGGACGGTCGAGCATCTATTCCGGGTCGCCAAACAGGAAGTCGGACTGATGCACGACGAGGGGCGGGATTACACGGGGCTGATGCGGCACCTGACCCTGGCCGTGGTCGTCCTCGGATTCGTCGCCGCCCACACGGAGCGGCTCCGGGGGGAAAAACCCAGACGTGACGATGGAGCAGGTGTGCCGGGCGCTCAACGTCCGGTGCGCGATCCTGTTCCGGCGGCGACGGGGAACCGGGGCCACCCAACATACCAGCGACGTAATTCAATACCACCAGCGGCGAAACAAGCAAGCCACCCGATCTCATAA
- a CDS encoding peptidyl-alpha-hydroxyglycine alpha-amidating lyase family protein gives MSRARARWLMVVWLASSAAGWPGECRAGEFPDYRPVAGWPQLPPTITLGPVSAVATDAKDRVYVAHRGPKPVLVFDRDGTFLRPWGDDHIRTAHGLRVDPAGNVWLTDIGSHLVMKFDPAGKLLLSLGRKGKAGDKPDEFDQPTDVAVTPAGDFYVTDGYGNSRVLKFDRTGKLIRQWGTEGQGEGEFDLPHAICLDAKGRVYVGDRENNRVQVFDADGKFLAQWRESGAPYGLFLAGDRLFVADGRAGWIRVLGPDGKLLGRWGEPGAAAGRGPMPHMLCVDSHGDVYVAAVTGKRIQKFVAVKK, from the coding sequence ATGTCCCGCGCCCGGGCGCGATGGCTCATGGTTGTGTGGCTGGCCTCCTCCGCGGCGGGGTGGCCCGGCGAGTGCCGCGCGGGGGAGTTCCCCGACTACCGGCCGGTCGCGGGTTGGCCGCAGCTGCCGCCGACTATCACACTCGGCCCGGTGTCGGCCGTGGCGACCGACGCGAAGGATCGGGTGTACGTCGCCCACCGCGGCCCGAAGCCCGTCCTCGTGTTCGACCGCGACGGCACGTTCCTCCGGCCCTGGGGCGATGATCACATCCGCACCGCGCACGGGCTGCGGGTCGACCCGGCGGGCAACGTGTGGCTGACCGACATCGGCAGCCATCTGGTGATGAAGTTCGACCCCGCGGGGAAGTTGCTCCTGTCGCTCGGACGGAAGGGCAAAGCGGGCGACAAGCCCGACGAGTTCGACCAACCGACCGACGTGGCGGTGACCCCGGCCGGCGATTTCTACGTCACGGACGGGTACGGGAATTCCCGGGTACTGAAGTTCGACCGCACGGGGAAACTAATCCGGCAGTGGGGGACGGAAGGTCAGGGCGAGGGCGAGTTCGACCTGCCGCACGCGATTTGCCTGGACGCCAAGGGCCGGGTTTACGTCGGCGACCGCGAGAACAACCGGGTGCAGGTGTTCGACGCCGACGGCAAGTTCCTCGCCCAGTGGCGGGAGAGCGGCGCCCCCTACGGGCTATTTCTCGCGGGTGATCGGTTGTTCGTGGCCGACGGCCGGGCGGGCTGGATCCGGGTTCTCGGACCGGATGGGAAGTTGCTCGGTCGCTGGGGCGAGCCGGGCGCCGCAGCGGGACGGGGCCCGATGCCGCACATGCTGTGCGTCGACTCCCACGGCGACGTCTACGTCGCCGCAGTCACTGGCAAGCGAATTCAGAAGTTCGTCGCCGTGAAGAAGTGA
- a CDS encoding SDR family oxidoreductase has product MRIFVTGATGFVGSAIVQELIGAGHRVLGLARSDAGARSLRAAGAEVHRGDLEDLESLRTGAAGADGVIHTAFIHDFSRFQEVCEADRRAIDALGDALAGSDRPLVITSGTGMGNAGPGQPATEDHFDPNHPNPRAASEFAAEAVAARGVNVSVVRLPQVHNTLKQGLVTYSIAVAREKGVSAYIGEGKNRWPAVHVLDAAPLYRLALEKGTARARYHAVAEEGVSAREIAEAIGRGLKIPVVSKSPEEAAGHFGWLGFFAGMDMPASSALTQQRLGWRPTQKAGMIDDLEQMRYFEA; this is encoded by the coding sequence GTGCGTATTTTCGTAACAGGTGCTACCGGATTTGTCGGCTCCGCAATTGTGCAGGAGCTGATCGGCGCGGGCCATCGGGTCCTCGGACTGGCGCGGTCGGATGCGGGAGCCCGGTCTCTCAGGGCCGCCGGTGCCGAGGTGCATCGCGGGGATCTCGAAGATCTGGAGAGTCTTCGCACCGGGGCGGCCGGGGCGGATGGTGTGATCCACACCGCCTTCATCCACGACTTCTCAAGGTTCCAGGAGGTCTGCGAGGCAGACAGGCGAGCCATCGACGCGCTCGGCGACGCGCTCGCCGGCTCCGACCGCCCCCTGGTCATCACCTCCGGGACTGGGATGGGGAACGCAGGACCGGGTCAACCCGCGACCGAAGACCACTTCGATCCCAACCACCCGAACCCCCGTGCGGCCTCGGAATTCGCGGCAGAGGCGGTCGCCGCGCGTGGCGTGAACGTGTCCGTGGTGCGCCTGCCGCAGGTGCATAACACTCTCAAGCAAGGCCTCGTCACCTATTCGATCGCCGTCGCCCGCGAGAAGGGCGTCTCGGCTTACATCGGCGAGGGAAAAAACCGCTGGCCCGCGGTTCACGTACTCGATGCCGCGCCCCTCTACAGGCTGGCGCTGGAGAAGGGAACGGCCCGGGCGAGGTATCACGCCGTCGCCGAGGAGGGCGTTTCGGCCCGAGAGATCGCGGAGGCGATCGGGCGGGGCTTGAAGATTCCGGTCGTCTCGAAGTCGCCCGAGGAGGCCGCCGGGCATTTTGGCTGGCTCGGGTTCTTCGCCGGGATGGACATGCCGGCGTCGAGCGCGCTAACGCAACAGCGGTTGGGTTGGCGCCCGACGCAGAAAGCCGGGATGATCGACGATCTCGAACAAATGCGATACTTCGAAGCCTGA
- a CDS encoding aldo/keto reductase family protein: MTDRTLTIDGVRVPQFLYGTAWKEDETERLTALALRQGFRGVDTANQRKHYHEAGVGKAINEAIASRSVARSDLFLQTKFTFRRGQDHRLPYDPDAPISAQVEQSIASSLQHLGTDAVDSFVLHGPTMSEGLTKADWEAWRAMEVIHEGGRARLLGVSNVNLGQLKAFCDGARVRPRFVQNRCYAVLGWDREVRAYCAANGIHYQGFSLLTANRQVLAHPEVARMAERHGRAASQIVFRFALEVGMIPLTGTTDAAHMQADLDAFNFRLDPEEVRRIEGLVTR; encoded by the coding sequence ATGACCGACCGGACCCTGACGATCGACGGCGTGCGGGTTCCGCAGTTCCTGTACGGGACGGCCTGGAAGGAAGACGAGACCGAGCGCCTCACCGCGCTCGCCCTGCGGCAAGGGTTCCGCGGCGTCGACACCGCCAACCAGCGGAAACACTACCACGAAGCCGGCGTCGGCAAAGCCATTAACGAAGCGATTGCCAGTAGAAGCGTTGCCCGGAGCGACCTGTTCCTGCAAACTAAATTCACCTTCCGGCGCGGGCAAGATCACCGCTTGCCGTATGACCCGGACGCCCCGATTTCGGCCCAAGTCGAACAGTCGATCGCGAGTTCGCTCCAGCACCTCGGGACCGATGCCGTCGACTCCTTCGTCTTGCATGGTCCCACCATGTCGGAGGGGCTAACCAAGGCTGACTGGGAAGCCTGGCGGGCGATGGAAGTGATCCACGAGGGCGGCCGCGCGCGTCTCCTCGGGGTGAGCAACGTCAACCTCGGCCAGCTCAAGGCTTTTTGCGACGGTGCCCGCGTCCGCCCACGATTCGTCCAGAACCGATGCTACGCCGTCCTGGGTTGGGACCGCGAGGTCCGCGCCTACTGTGCCGCGAACGGCATCCACTACCAGGGCTTCTCCCTGCTCACCGCGAACCGCCAGGTGCTGGCGCATCCGGAAGTTGCCCGGATGGCCGAGCGCCACGGCCGGGCGGCCAGCCAAATCGTGTTTCGGTTCGCATTGGAAGTTGGGATGATTCCATTGACGGGGACCACCGACGCCGCCCACATGCAGGCGGATCTCGACGCATTCAACTTTCGGCTGGATCCCGAGGAGGTCAGACGAATCGAAGGTCTCGTAACCCGGTAG
- a CDS encoding TetR/AcrR family transcriptional regulator, whose product MAAKRSQPAGRKPRADAQRNRDRILGVAKEAFTRSGAETSLDDIAREAGVGPGTLYRHFPTREELLEAVYRSEVEKLAAAERKFAQEVPPIEALRAWMLLFVDYIAAKKIIAPVLNSLVGDPKKVFEASHAQIWDAIRALVGRAIKSGDIREDLDPLDLLRALIGVANVATSPDWQQSARRLVDILITGSRPINSTAQ is encoded by the coding sequence ATGGCCGCGAAACGTTCACAACCCGCCGGGCGAAAGCCGCGTGCCGACGCGCAGCGGAATCGCGATCGCATTTTGGGTGTGGCGAAGGAGGCGTTCACTCGGTCGGGGGCGGAAACGAGCCTTGACGACATTGCCAGAGAGGCCGGTGTGGGGCCGGGAACTTTGTATCGTCACTTTCCTACGCGTGAGGAGCTTTTGGAGGCCGTTTATCGGAGTGAGGTTGAAAAGCTGGCCGCGGCCGAGCGGAAGTTCGCTCAAGAGGTGCCGCCGATTGAAGCCTTGCGGGCTTGGATGTTGTTATTCGTCGACTACATCGCCGCGAAGAAGATCATTGCTCCCGTCCTGAATTCACTGGTCGGAGATCCGAAGAAAGTGTTCGAAGCATCCCACGCCCAGATTTGGGACGCGATTCGTGCTTTGGTCGGGCGCGCGATCAAGAGCGGCGACATTCGCGAGGACCTGGACCCGCTCGACCTGCTCCGAGCCCTCATTGGCGTGGCCAACGTGGCGACCAGCCCGGACTGGCAGCAGAGCGCCCGGCGATTAGTGGATATTCTCATCACCGGATCACGACCTATTAACAGTACAGCGCAGTAA
- a CDS encoding Kelch repeat-containing protein — MFRTLLAVVALNIPTLARADDPPGGKADARLALQWRKGTPSPFARVESPTAVVDGKMYLFGGFTDDLGASNRVDVYDPATDTWARKKDMPAGLTHLNPAVDGKIIWFAGGFKGKHPGPVTAEVWKYDLAADTWAAGPPLPERRAGGGLTVVGRRLHYFGGYKTDRDTNAGDHWSLSLDGGKEWAREADLPDPRGHVSAAVLDGKIYALGGDHGHDKTQIDVPSCHRFDPATKTWSAIARLPDGRSHFESSTIIRAGRILIVGGRCNSSEPPRNVVGDLLEYDPKADTWRVVGELPEKVLAPSAAIIGGRLVVIGGGLNNPRPLTAATWVTDIADGK; from the coding sequence ATGTTCCGTACCCTGCTCGCCGTCGTCGCCTTGAACATCCCCACGCTCGCCCGAGCCGATGATCCCCCGGGCGGGAAAGCTGACGCCCGGCTCGCCCTCCAGTGGCGGAAGGGAACGCCGTCGCCGTTCGCCCGGGTCGAGTCTCCGACCGCCGTCGTCGACGGCAAGATGTACCTCTTCGGCGGCTTCACCGACGACCTGGGGGCGTCGAACCGGGTGGACGTCTACGACCCGGCGACCGACACCTGGGCGCGGAAGAAAGACATGCCGGCAGGGCTCACCCACCTCAACCCGGCCGTCGACGGGAAAATCATCTGGTTCGCGGGCGGATTCAAAGGAAAGCACCCCGGCCCGGTCACCGCGGAGGTGTGGAAATACGACCTCGCCGCTGACACGTGGGCCGCCGGGCCGCCGCTGCCGGAACGACGCGCGGGTGGCGGCCTGACGGTGGTCGGCCGCCGGTTGCATTATTTCGGGGGCTACAAGACCGATCGCGACACGAACGCCGGTGACCACTGGAGTTTGTCGCTCGACGGGGGCAAGGAATGGGCGCGGGAGGCGGATTTGCCCGACCCTCGCGGGCACGTGAGCGCGGCGGTGCTGGATGGCAAAATCTATGCCTTGGGCGGCGATCACGGGCACGACAAAACCCAAATCGACGTGCCCTCGTGCCACCGGTTCGATCCCGCGACGAAGACGTGGAGCGCGATCGCCCGCCTGCCGGACGGCCGCAGCCATTTCGAGTCGAGTACGATCATCCGCGCGGGCCGAATCCTGATCGTCGGCGGGCGGTGCAACAGTTCCGAACCGCCGCGGAATGTCGTGGGCGACTTGCTCGAATACGATCCCAAGGCGGATACGTGGCGCGTCGTCGGCGAACTTCCCGAGAAGGTACTCGCTCCGTCCGCGGCCATCATCGGCGGCCGGCTCGTGGTCATCGGCGGCGGACTGAATAACCCCCGGCCGCTCACCGCCGCTACGTGGGTAACAGACATTGCGGACGGGAAGTGA
- a CDS encoding M20 family metallopeptidase, producing MPAVCAAVNTQRLLDTAVRLIARPSPTGSAGAAADELAAILTEDGFAVERPTAGHPAAPAVVARLSSGRPGRTLQFNGHLDTVHLPFVAPKVSGDVLTGSGSADMKGGIAAAVEAVRAVRDAGGLAGGSILLTAHDLHESPWGDGSQLDRLVADGHVGSAVLIPEYFNATLPVIGRGGFTWAATIRRPGPPVHEVYRPDEPSVIAAGAELVARLGRLDAELGTESDPFAGAASAYVGLIQSGSIYNEYPQTCRLEGTRRWLPGTRFADADRQFRTLCTDLATSTGTTIDVETRLMRDAFRLDTADPFVTVFQSAYATLIGERLPIGGKPFVDDGNSFWCGAGVPAVTHGPTAGGAHTTAEWVNVGDLVRVARLYALVATMYCPLPSGGEA from the coding sequence GTGCCCGCCGTGTGCGCCGCGGTCAACACACAGCGGCTGTTGGACACGGCCGTCCGGTTGATCGCGCGGCCCAGCCCGACGGGCAGCGCCGGGGCCGCCGCGGACGAACTCGCCGCCATCCTGACCGAAGACGGATTCGCGGTGGAGCGCCCAACGGCCGGGCACCCGGCGGCGCCGGCCGTCGTGGCCCGCCTGTCGTCGGGCCGCCCGGGTCGCACCCTCCAGTTCAACGGCCATCTCGACACCGTTCACCTCCCGTTCGTCGCCCCGAAGGTGTCGGGCGACGTGCTGACGGGGAGCGGATCCGCAGACATGAAAGGGGGGATTGCCGCGGCCGTCGAAGCAGTGCGGGCGGTGCGGGACGCGGGCGGGCTCGCGGGCGGGTCGATCCTGCTCACCGCGCACGACCTGCACGAATCCCCCTGGGGCGACGGTTCCCAGCTCGACCGTCTGGTCGCCGACGGGCACGTTGGCAGCGCCGTGCTGATCCCGGAATACTTCAACGCCACGCTGCCGGTGATCGGCCGCGGCGGGTTCACCTGGGCCGCGACGATCCGGCGACCCGGCCCGCCCGTCCACGAGGTCTACCGGCCGGACGAGCCGAGCGTCATCGCGGCGGGGGCGGAGCTCGTGGCCCGGCTGGGCCGCCTCGACGCCGAACTGGGCACGGAGTCGGACCCCTTCGCCGGCGCCGCCAGTGCCTACGTCGGCCTCATCCAGAGCGGCTCGATCTACAACGAATACCCGCAGACGTGTCGGCTGGAAGGCACCCGCCGCTGGTTACCGGGGACGCGGTTCGCCGACGCGGACCGCCAGTTCCGGACCCTGTGTACCGACCTCGCCACTTCGACGGGAACCACGATCGACGTCGAGACACGGCTGATGCGCGATGCCTTCCGCCTGGACACTGCCGACCCCTTCGTCACCGTCTTCCAATCTGCTTACGCGACGCTGATCGGCGAGCGCCTGCCTATTGGCGGCAAGCCGTTCGTGGACGACGGCAACTCGTTCTGGTGCGGGGCCGGCGTCCCGGCGGTCACCCACGGCCCGACGGCCGGCGGCGCGCACACGACGGCCGAGTGGGTGAACGTGGGCGACCTGGTCCGCGTCGCCCGGCTGTACGCGCTGGTCGCGACGATGTACTGCCCCTTGCCTTCCGGAGGCGAAGCATGA
- a CDS encoding DUF434 domain-containing protein, whose translation MPDGRKHRGPGPQDAAYFGAEARPDLVAAVSDLSWLMSRGYGEPSAVKLVGDRYRLVERQRVAVLRSACSDAALADRRSRRIDPGALRGRSLRIDGFNLILTLESALGGGVVLGGRDGCFRDLASVHGTYRRVEETLPALELATRWLAEWGAGPCLWLLDAPVSNSGRLAAMIRAVNPGWTAEVVPDPDRLLSQPGDAVVTADSAILDRSGPWVNLARALVEAGVPAAFLADLG comes from the coding sequence GTGCCCGACGGCCGCAAACACCGCGGGCCCGGCCCACAAGACGCGGCCTATTTCGGCGCCGAGGCCCGCCCCGATCTCGTGGCCGCGGTGTCCGACCTCTCCTGGCTCATGTCGCGGGGCTACGGCGAACCGTCGGCCGTGAAGTTGGTCGGGGATCGGTATCGGCTGGTCGAGCGCCAGCGCGTCGCCGTCCTCCGCTCGGCTTGTTCTGACGCCGCCCTCGCGGATCGCCGGTCGCGCCGGATCGATCCTGGTGCGCTCCGGGGTCGATCGCTCCGGATCGACGGGTTCAACCTGATCCTGACGCTGGAATCGGCGCTCGGCGGCGGGGTCGTACTCGGCGGCCGGGACGGCTGCTTCCGGGATCTGGCGAGCGTCCACGGGACGTACCGGCGGGTCGAGGAGACGCTGCCCGCGCTGGAACTGGCGACCCGCTGGCTCGCGGAATGGGGTGCCGGGCCGTGCCTCTGGCTGCTGGACGCGCCGGTGTCCAACAGCGGCCGGCTCGCCGCGATGATCCGGGCGGTGAATCCGGGGTGGACCGCCGAGGTCGTACCGGACCCGGACCGGCTCCTGTCGCAACCCGGAGACGCCGTTGTGACCGCCGATTCCGCGATTCTCGATCGCTCCGGACCGTGGGTCAATCTGGCCCGGGCACTCGTCGAAGCAGGGGTGCCCGCGGCGTTCCTGGCCGACCTCGGATGA
- a CDS encoding DUF1501 domain-containing protein has translation MSRPHGRCRGVTRRSFLADTGLGFTGLALGAMLFQDGVATAADPKVGTESGPHHPAKAKNVIWIFLCGGVSHLESWDPKPELNEYAGKSSLSDEFCKQSDRVRPGD, from the coding sequence ATGAGCCGGCCGCACGGTCGTTGCCGCGGCGTGACCCGCCGCTCGTTCCTCGCCGACACGGGCCTCGGGTTCACCGGACTGGCCCTCGGGGCGATGTTGTTCCAAGACGGCGTTGCCACGGCGGCCGACCCGAAGGTCGGCACCGAGAGCGGACCGCACCACCCGGCGAAGGCAAAGAACGTCATCTGGATCTTCCTGTGCGGCGGCGTGTCACACCTGGAAAGCTGGGACCCGAAACCGGAACTGAACGAGTACGCCGGCAAGTCGTCACTGTCCGATGAGTTTTGCAAACAAAGCGACCGCGTTCGACCCGGGGATTGA